The following are from one region of the Paenibacillus sp. JZ16 genome:
- a CDS encoding DeoR/GlpR family DNA-binding transcription regulator, translating into MEQLFAEQRHQIIIQKLNQDKSIRASELMEHFGVSFETIRRDLEYLESEGYLRRVHGGAILKEPDYSREIPLPIRESIYMEEKAELSQIAVRYVTEGMSIALDPSTTNTQIAKALKAKFDRLTVITNSLPIVNELVSMPGYTVIMTGGVIRHEEQSIIGDLAEEFSSRFHADLFFMSMSGVTLEAGITDYGVGEIQVKKIMLANAKRCIALADSSKFGQNSFIKVCGAAEVERFVTDSKIDRDIVEQFRKNGIEIVYK; encoded by the coding sequence GTGGAGCAGTTGTTTGCTGAGCAGCGGCATCAAATCATTATTCAGAAACTGAATCAGGACAAATCGATCCGAGCGTCGGAGCTCATGGAGCATTTCGGAGTTTCGTTTGAGACGATCAGACGTGATCTGGAATATTTAGAAAGCGAAGGCTACCTGCGGCGGGTGCACGGCGGGGCGATTCTGAAGGAGCCCGACTATAGCCGCGAAATCCCGCTGCCGATCCGCGAATCGATATATATGGAAGAGAAGGCGGAGCTTTCTCAAATCGCGGTACGTTATGTGACCGAGGGGATGTCCATCGCGCTCGATCCCAGTACGACAAACACCCAGATAGCGAAGGCGCTGAAAGCCAAGTTCGATCGATTAACCGTGATTACGAACTCGCTTCCGATCGTCAACGAACTCGTTTCGATGCCAGGATATACGGTGATTATGACTGGGGGCGTTATTCGTCATGAAGAGCAAAGCATCATCGGAGATTTGGCGGAAGAGTTTTCATCACGCTTCCATGCGGATTTGTTCTTTATGAGTATGAGCGGGGTTACGTTGGAAGCAGGGATTACAGATTACGGAGTCGGCGAAATTCAAGTGAAAAAAATAATGCTCGCGAACGCGAAGCGCTGCATCGCCCTCGCAGACAGCAGCAAGTTCGGGCAAAATTCATTTATCAAAGTATGCGGGGCAGCGGAAGTCGAACGGTTTGTGACGGATTCCAAAATCGACCGGGATATCGTTGAACAATTTCGCAAGAACGGCATCGAAATCGTATACAAATAA
- a CDS encoding NAD(P)-dependent oxidoreductase encodes MKTNNERENINKSVRIGTEKDNGKDSSVTVIGLGPMGRAIASVYLDNDYRVTVWNRTSSKADELLAKGATKAPTVKEAVASNKLIIISLTDYNAMYAILEPISEYLSGKVIVNLSSDTPDKVREASKWLAERNARHLTGGVLASPPGIGNTTESVTLYSGPREIFESQKKFLDVLTGTDYKGEDAGLAMLYYQIQIDVFWTTMLSYLHAVAIAGANGITAEQFLPYISDTLSSLPKLLEFYTYRIDTGKHHGDVEKLAMGLASVEHVVQTSKEAGIDPSLPTAVLEVFKRGVAKGHAGDSFTSLIEMFKESVVK; translated from the coding sequence ATGAAAACCAATAACGAACGTGAGAACATCAACAAGTCAGTTCGAATTGGAACTGAAAAAGATAATGGGAAGGACTCATCAGTGACGGTCATCGGGCTAGGACCTATGGGCAGGGCGATAGCGAGCGTTTATTTGGATAACGACTATAGGGTGACCGTGTGGAATCGAACTTCAAGCAAAGCCGACGAGCTTTTGGCAAAGGGTGCCACTAAGGCGCCCACGGTCAAAGAGGCGGTAGCCTCTAACAAATTGATCATCATTAGTCTAACAGACTATAATGCGATGTACGCTATTCTCGAACCGATTTCGGAGTATTTATCCGGCAAAGTGATCGTCAACTTGAGTTCAGATACCCCAGACAAGGTCCGTGAAGCGTCGAAGTGGTTGGCTGAACGCAACGCCCGGCATCTCACCGGCGGTGTATTGGCTTCACCTCCTGGTATCGGTAATACTACAGAATCCGTCACACTCTATAGCGGCCCTAGGGAAATCTTCGAGTCGCAAAAGAAATTCCTGGATGTACTAACAGGCACAGACTATAAGGGTGAGGACGCAGGGCTTGCCATGCTGTACTACCAGATACAGATCGATGTCTTCTGGACCACCATGCTTAGCTATCTTCATGCTGTTGCAATAGCGGGAGCGAATGGAATCACGGCTGAACAATTCCTGCCATATATCTCGGACACCTTGTCATCTCTGCCGAAGTTACTTGAGTTCTACACCTACAGGATCGATACGGGCAAGCACCACGGTGACGTGGAAAAACTTGCTATGGGTTTGGCGAGTGTCGAGCACGTGGTTCAAACATCTAAAGAAGCAGGTATAGATCCTTCTCTGCCAACCGCTGTTCTGGAAGTCTTCAAGCGCGGTGTTGCTAAAGGACATGCTGGCGATAGCTTCACCAGTCTAATTGAGATGTTCAAAGAGTCTGTAGTAAAATAA
- a CDS encoding NAD(P)-dependent oxidoreductase, with the protein MSYDQSKREERSPVTVIGLGEMGQALAGVYLRNGYPTTVWNRTAAKADTLVKQGAVLAATPAEAVQASPVVIVCVLDYDAVHEILDPLGDILKDRVVFNLTNGTPMQARSTAKWAKERGYDYIDAGIMAVPQIIGTEAAFILYSGGDKKSFDTNKKLLDVMGAANYVGADAGLASLLDLAMNGAMYGMLGGAMHAIAVVGTEGVKAQDFSSGLLIPYLTAITGIIPNLARQFDTREFSVGVSAKLAMQQVGFRNIRQASKDQGISTELLDPIQSLMDRRVAAGFPDDDFSAVTELLKEQMT; encoded by the coding sequence ATGAGTTACGATCAAAGCAAGAGAGAAGAACGCTCGCCTGTGACCGTCATTGGTCTTGGCGAGATGGGCCAGGCATTAGCTGGCGTTTATTTGCGGAACGGATATCCTACGACGGTATGGAACCGTACGGCAGCGAAGGCAGATACCTTGGTGAAGCAAGGAGCTGTACTTGCCGCCACACCTGCTGAAGCCGTGCAGGCAAGCCCCGTCGTGATCGTATGTGTTCTGGATTATGATGCCGTGCATGAAATCCTCGATCCTCTGGGTGATATACTTAAGGATCGTGTTGTGTTCAACCTCACGAATGGCACACCTATGCAGGCTCGCAGTACCGCCAAATGGGCGAAGGAAAGAGGTTACGATTATATCGATGCGGGTATCATGGCCGTACCGCAAATCATCGGAACCGAGGCAGCCTTCATCCTCTATAGCGGAGGAGACAAGAAATCCTTTGACACCAACAAGAAGTTGCTAGATGTCATGGGAGCCGCCAATTACGTTGGTGCAGATGCCGGATTGGCCTCCCTGCTTGATTTAGCCATGAATGGGGCGATGTACGGTATGCTCGGCGGTGCCATGCATGCCATCGCGGTTGTTGGCACTGAGGGCGTTAAGGCACAAGATTTCTCGTCCGGGCTCCTGATTCCCTACCTCACCGCCATTACCGGTATCATCCCTAACCTCGCACGCCAGTTCGACACAAGAGAGTTCTCGGTTGGGGTCTCAGCCAAACTTGCTATGCAGCAAGTTGGTTTCAGGAATATTCGGCAGGCCAGCAAAGATCAAGGAATCAGTACGGAGCTGCTTGACCCCATTCAGTCTCTGATGGATCGACGCGTCGCTGCTGGCTTTCCTGATGATGATTTCTCTGCCGTCACCGAGCTTTTAAAAGAGCAAATGACCTGA
- a CDS encoding ArsR/SmtB family transcription factor, with amino-acid sequence MNDGQVFRECDMEFKNNQKVLIAIGDETRQAILKTLIEGPQNPGMRVGEIRLNTHLSRPAVSHHLKILKDFDFDLSEEEMDRIRQLDTGKRYSVNPTGYMINPIYVQLMKLFVK; translated from the coding sequence ATGAATGATGGTCAAGTCTTTCGTGAATGCGACATGGAGTTCAAAAACAACCAAAAGGTTCTGATCGCCATCGGTGATGAAACAAGACAAGCTATCCTTAAAACATTGATAGAGGGACCGCAAAATCCCGGTATGCGAGTGGGAGAGATCAGGTTGAATACTCATCTATCTCGTCCAGCCGTTTCTCATCATTTGAAGATTTTAAAAGATTTCGATTTTGACCTAAGCGAGGAAGAAATGGACCGAATCCGGCAGCTAGACACGGGTAAAAGATATTCCGTTAACCCGACTGGCTACATGATAAATCCGATTTACGTCCAGTTAATGAAGCTATTTGTAAAATAG
- a CDS encoding MFS transporter has translation MSENEKERVEKSVSTWITLILAVACGLIAANLYYTQPLIDSISSAIGLSSEAAGLIVTLTQIGYGIGLLFIVPLGDLLENRKLVVMLLILTSIVLIIAAEARSAALFLAASLFIGVGAVAAQILVPYAAHLSPEETRGRNVGNVMSGLLLGIMLARPVSSMVDTYFGWHAIFMISSAMLLVLALVLAKVLPARQPQTKDKYPVIISSMLHLLKTTPILRRRALYHAFLFGMFSLFWTTVPLVLTSPVFHFSSTGVALFALAGVSGAAAAPIAGRFADKGLIRSATGLSIALVILSGLLPIMFPGGSIFSIVILVIAAILLDMGVSANMVLGQRAIFALGAEVRSRLNGMYMAIFFAGGAIGSAAGGWAYAMGGWKAAMWVGVLFPILALLYFFTEKRGAHGDMR, from the coding sequence ATGTCTGAAAACGAAAAGGAAAGAGTGGAGAAATCCGTATCAACTTGGATTACGCTGATTCTTGCTGTTGCCTGTGGGTTGATCGCTGCAAATCTTTACTATACTCAACCTTTAATTGATTCGATTAGTTCGGCCATCGGGTTATCTTCGGAAGCCGCAGGGTTGATCGTGACGCTGACCCAAATCGGTTACGGGATCGGCTTGTTATTTATCGTCCCTTTGGGGGATTTGCTTGAAAACCGCAAATTGGTGGTTATGCTGCTGATTCTGACGTCTATTGTTTTGATCATCGCGGCTGAAGCCCGAAGTGCGGCTCTGTTTCTTGCCGCTTCCTTGTTTATAGGTGTCGGGGCCGTTGCGGCCCAGATCCTAGTTCCATATGCGGCGCATCTTTCCCCTGAGGAGACGCGTGGACGTAATGTAGGCAACGTAATGAGCGGTTTGTTATTGGGTATTATGTTGGCCCGTCCGGTTTCGAGTATGGTAGATACATATTTCGGCTGGCATGCCATCTTTATGATTTCCTCCGCTATGCTCTTGGTACTGGCTCTTGTATTGGCAAAAGTCCTTCCGGCAAGGCAGCCGCAAACGAAGGACAAATATCCGGTTATCATCTCATCCATGCTGCATCTGCTCAAGACAACGCCGATTCTGCGGCGCCGCGCACTGTATCACGCGTTTTTGTTCGGCATGTTTAGTCTGTTCTGGACAACGGTTCCGCTCGTTTTAACGAGTCCGGTGTTTCATTTTTCTTCAACAGGTGTAGCACTTTTCGCTTTGGCAGGGGTTTCTGGTGCGGCGGCGGCTCCTATTGCTGGCCGTTTTGCAGATAAAGGCCTGATACGTTCGGCAACGGGATTGTCCATCGCGCTGGTGATTCTATCGGGTCTTTTGCCGATTATGTTTCCTGGAGGTTCTATATTTTCTATCGTTATCCTCGTAATTGCTGCTATTCTGCTCGACATGGGTGTGTCCGCCAATATGGTGTTGGGACAGCGAGCGATTTTCGCTTTGGGAGCTGAGGTGCGCAGTCGGCTGAACGGCATGTATATGGCGATCTTTTTTGCGGGTGGAGCCATTGGCTCCGCAGCCGGGGGTTGGGCGTACGCCATGGGCGGCTGGAAAGCGGCGATGTGGGTTGGCGTTCTATTTCCGATCCTGGCATTACTGTACTTTTTTACGGAAAAAAGAGGGGCTCACGGCGATATGAGATGA
- a CDS encoding TetR/AcrR family transcriptional regulator encodes MGRTKEFDREQVLRKAMIVFWEKGYEAASIPDLLESMELSRSSMYETFQDKQTLYYEAIQYYKKMSQKKRDQMIHATSAIAGIRQYFELHIMNAFATHGEAFPNGCLITNASVGLDTVDEPLQNTIRQSFTELEQLFYETLKKGQETGEIAPEKDIKMLSYLLLNLNHSINVMARIKSDINKVHGMMDAVFEML; translated from the coding sequence ATGGGACGGACCAAAGAATTTGACCGGGAGCAAGTGCTGCGCAAAGCCATGATCGTTTTTTGGGAAAAAGGATATGAGGCTGCAAGCATACCGGATTTATTGGAATCCATGGAGTTGAGCAGATCCAGTATGTACGAAACGTTTCAGGATAAACAGACGCTGTATTACGAAGCCATCCAATATTATAAAAAAATGTCGCAAAAAAAACGTGATCAAATGATACATGCAACTTCTGCGATCGCGGGAATCCGCCAGTATTTCGAGCTGCATATCATGAACGCTTTTGCCACGCACGGCGAAGCTTTCCCTAATGGATGTCTGATTACGAATGCTTCCGTTGGTTTGGATACGGTGGATGAGCCTTTGCAGAATACGATTCGCCAAAGCTTTACGGAATTGGAGCAGCTGTTTTATGAGACGTTAAAGAAAGGGCAAGAAACGGGAGAAATAGCCCCGGAGAAAGATATTAAAATGTTATCGTACCTGCTCCTGAACCTCAACCATAGCATTAACGTAATGGCCAGAATCAAAAGCGATATTAATAAAGTACATGGTATGATGGATGCGGTCTTCGAGATGCTGTAA
- a CDS encoding phosphotransferase enzyme family protein has translation MDQNVKLMFLDEHAIEGAARFGVSSKELTFLGGFQNFIYSYDRNDMKYILRFTASTHRTGEELAAEIEWIRYLSKNGLAVSDSLSSMNGNDFERIRGTHIDFYVTSFRYAPGRKIGYPECLGNPLLYEQCGRVTGRLHELSKRYKQKVKRHTWENNEYLLQAQKYIPEEHLPMLLALDDLKRQLSSLRITTDNFGLIHGDINVGNFMVDESGELTLFDFDECQYSWYVEDIAIQLYYLLYVFGEDSKVERKAQYELFMKHFERGYTEDNRQMPEGWRDQLGVFLRLREIIVVVGMHRSWDLSQPDDWTRDFLRDSRMRIIQGVSLIDEFQSS, from the coding sequence ATGGACCAAAACGTAAAATTAATGTTCTTGGACGAACATGCCATTGAAGGTGCAGCGCGGTTCGGAGTCAGCTCCAAGGAGCTGACCTTCCTTGGAGGATTTCAAAACTTTATATATTCCTATGATCGCAATGATATGAAATATATCCTCCGTTTCACAGCGAGCACTCATCGCACAGGAGAAGAACTTGCAGCTGAAATAGAATGGATTCGTTATCTATCAAAGAATGGGCTGGCGGTCTCAGACTCGTTATCTTCGATGAATGGAAACGACTTCGAACGAATCCGAGGAACTCATATTGATTTCTACGTGACCTCTTTCAGATATGCGCCTGGTCGTAAAATCGGATACCCGGAATGCCTAGGCAATCCCTTACTTTACGAGCAATGTGGACGCGTGACTGGCCGTCTCCATGAATTGTCGAAGCGTTACAAACAAAAGGTAAAAAGGCACACTTGGGAAAACAATGAATACCTCTTACAGGCCCAAAAATATATACCGGAAGAGCACCTACCCATGCTTCTTGCGCTTGATGATCTTAAGAGACAGTTGTCCAGTCTCCGTATTACTACTGATAATTTCGGTTTGATACACGGAGATATCAATGTAGGAAATTTTATGGTTGATGAATCAGGGGAATTAACGCTTTTCGACTTTGACGAATGTCAGTATAGTTGGTATGTCGAAGACATTGCGATCCAGTTATATTACCTGCTGTATGTATTTGGTGAAGATTCCAAAGTTGAACGAAAGGCGCAGTACGAGCTTTTCATGAAACATTTTGAGCGAGGCTATACAGAGGATAACCGTCAAATGCCTGAGGGCTGGAGGGATCAGTTGGGAGTTTTCCTGAGGCTGCGTGAAATTATCGTAGTCGTCGGCATGCACCGAAGCTGGGATTTAAGTCAACCAGACGATTGGACTCGCGACTTTTTAAGAGATAGCAGGATGCGGATTATACAAGGGGTTTCGTTGATCGACGAATTCCAGTCATCCTAA
- a CDS encoding TetR/AcrR family transcriptional regulator yields the protein MARTGRPRAFNRDEAVAAAMLLFWEHGYESTSLAQLRAAMGDISAASFYAAFESKESLFREVMDQYISTYGQVSESFRDTNLTSKTAIEQGLRRSARMQTESSHPPGCLLVLSAVNCSPEQQHIREMLAKERARVHGWLKDCIERAVANGELPDSTDIPMLVTLFETFLQGISTQARDGISYEAMDAAITQLMSVWDALSTQSG from the coding sequence ATGGCACGAACGGGACGTCCACGCGCTTTTAACCGTGACGAGGCAGTTGCTGCCGCCATGCTTCTGTTCTGGGAACACGGCTACGAATCCACTTCGCTAGCTCAGTTGCGTGCTGCCATGGGCGATATTTCTGCAGCGAGTTTTTATGCCGCTTTCGAATCAAAAGAATCCCTGTTCCGAGAAGTGATGGATCAATATATCTCTACTTATGGACAAGTCTCTGAAAGTTTCAGGGATACAAACCTGACATCAAAAACGGCTATCGAACAAGGACTGCGACGATCGGCTCGAATGCAGACAGAAAGTTCCCATCCTCCCGGTTGTCTGTTGGTTTTGTCCGCCGTGAACTGTTCACCCGAGCAACAACATATCCGCGAGATGCTTGCCAAGGAACGGGCCAGAGTCCATGGTTGGCTAAAAGATTGTATCGAGCGGGCCGTAGCCAATGGAGAGTTGCCGGATTCAACGGATATCCCCATGCTGGTAACCTTATTTGAAACATTTCTGCAAGGAATATCAACGCAAGCCCGGGACGGTATTTCATACGAAGCAATGGATGCTGCCATCACTCAACTGATGAGCGTATGGGATGCCTTATCGACGCAGTCAGGCTAA
- a CDS encoding ABC transporter permease has product MFKITRKYMRLYGLFIKNCLIAQMEFRGNFMMSLLVESVYLLAKLLYVLVVFRTDLHVDGIPPEGLLLFIGMHTVVTGIYVGLFFTNFMKIPEYVKDGSLDFMLTKPVSLQFMASLRYVDLALPIPDILVGFVMIGIGWHAMDIPLTFLQLAGFALLLLVSVVITYCLMIIPALLSFWFVQTGSVSEIAHSVWDANNFPMAIYPAWVRRVGTFVIPLFLITNFGPMFLLGQINWLHAGLALIASLLLFAAVRLLWKQAVKGYSSASS; this is encoded by the coding sequence ATGTTTAAAATCACGAGGAAATACATGCGTCTGTACGGTTTATTCATCAAAAATTGTCTCATCGCCCAAATGGAGTTTCGGGGCAATTTTATGATGAGCCTGCTGGTCGAATCCGTCTACCTGCTTGCCAAGCTGCTATATGTGCTGGTCGTGTTCCGTACCGATCTTCATGTTGATGGCATACCGCCCGAAGGGCTGCTTCTATTTATAGGCATGCACACGGTGGTGACCGGAATTTATGTCGGCCTGTTTTTTACAAATTTCATGAAAATTCCGGAATATGTTAAAGACGGCTCGCTTGATTTCATGCTGACGAAGCCGGTATCCCTTCAGTTCATGGCTTCCTTGCGTTACGTCGATTTGGCGCTGCCGATCCCTGATATTCTGGTTGGGTTCGTCATGATCGGCATCGGCTGGCATGCGATGGATATTCCGCTGACGTTCCTGCAGCTAGCGGGGTTTGCCCTGCTGCTGCTCGTCTCCGTTGTCATCACTTACTGCCTGATGATTATCCCGGCGCTGCTTTCATTCTGGTTCGTCCAGACGGGCTCTGTGTCGGAGATCGCGCATTCCGTTTGGGACGCCAACAATTTCCCTATGGCTATATACCCGGCCTGGGTCCGGCGGGTCGGGACTTTTGTTATTCCTCTGTTCCTTATTACCAATTTCGGACCAATGTTTCTGCTTGGGCAGATTAACTGGCTCCATGCGGGCTTGGCGCTGATCGCTTCGCTTCTGCTCTTTGCAGCTGTTCGGCTGCTCTGGAAACAGGCCGTGAAAGGTTACAGCAGCGCGAGCAGTTAA